One Natrinema amylolyticum DNA window includes the following coding sequences:
- a CDS encoding GNAT family N-acetyltransferase: protein MEIRPAEHDDRERIRRVARDTWHDTYDELDSETIDRTIDEWYGDEALETALSKPGTAFLVAEKDSAEHGSAQSGDGEIVGFTHGVVTEDEGDVLRMSVHPDHQGEGIGTALYERLREDLRDFNMKRMRAIDLASNEGGREFYEDHGFEPTDEDDVEIGGEQRREVVYTLEL from the coding sequence ATGGAGATCAGACCGGCCGAGCACGACGACCGCGAACGGATCAGACGCGTCGCCCGCGACACGTGGCACGACACCTACGACGAACTCGACAGCGAGACGATCGATCGGACCATCGACGAGTGGTACGGCGACGAGGCGCTCGAGACGGCGCTGTCGAAGCCGGGGACCGCCTTCCTCGTCGCGGAGAAGGACAGCGCGGAACACGGTTCCGCGCAGTCCGGCGACGGCGAGATCGTCGGCTTCACGCACGGCGTCGTCACCGAGGACGAGGGCGACGTCCTCCGCATGTCCGTCCATCCGGACCATCAGGGCGAGGGGATCGGCACGGCGCTGTACGAACGGCTGCGCGAGGACCTGCGGGACTTCAACATGAAGCGGATGCGCGCGATCGATCTCGCCTCGAACGAGGGCGGCCGAGAGTTCTACGAGGACCACGGGTTCGAACCGACCGACGAGGACGACGTCGAGATCGGCGGCGAGCAGCGACGGGAAGTGGTCTACACGCTCGAGTTGTAA
- the nrfD gene encoding NrfD/PsrC family molybdoenzyme membrane anchor subunit, which translates to MGTKTPSEADILRPIGSVSRTYVIMVAVAGLALLAFLVGWAYQLEEGLVVTALGDWGSGGGVTWGIYIGAFIWWVGIAHGGIILSAAVRLLGMDRYMPVARLAELLTIGGLSAAGFYIIVHLGRPDRMVTSVIGHYHVTVHASPLVWDVTVITAYFVLTATYLALTLRYDVSRLRDQLPDRLGPLYSVMTIGYTETEDRIVERMVWWIALAIIIMAPLLLHGGVIPWLFSVLPNYPTWFGGVQGPQFLTIALTSAISGVIILAYSFRYAYNWDHIFTDDIFRGLLLWLGFFCLLFLWLQLQQNITGLFQAPVDLTIAARARATNPIYLTSMSLVFLTLSYIFAQSIRPTLFTKKRAVVSGLAVLTATIMEKVLFVVEGFLHPTFDIYQATPGRYVPSLIEILSIIGTIGMVTLLFLTVAKVVPVVELHAIEHLRDDHE; encoded by the coding sequence ATGGGGACGAAAACGCCGAGCGAGGCCGACATCTTGCGGCCGATCGGATCAGTGTCGAGAACGTACGTCATCATGGTCGCGGTGGCGGGGCTGGCGCTGCTCGCCTTTCTCGTCGGGTGGGCCTATCAGCTCGAGGAGGGGCTGGTCGTCACCGCGTTGGGTGACTGGGGCAGCGGCGGCGGCGTCACGTGGGGGATTTACATCGGCGCGTTCATCTGGTGGGTCGGCATCGCCCACGGAGGAATCATCCTCTCGGCGGCGGTCAGGCTCCTCGGGATGGACCGATACATGCCCGTGGCGCGACTCGCCGAGTTGCTGACCATCGGCGGGCTCTCCGCGGCGGGCTTTTACATTATCGTCCACCTCGGGCGGCCGGACCGGATGGTCACGAGCGTCATCGGCCACTATCACGTCACGGTTCACGCCTCGCCGCTGGTATGGGACGTGACCGTCATCACGGCCTACTTCGTGCTGACGGCGACCTACCTCGCCCTGACGCTGCGCTACGACGTCAGTCGGCTGCGCGATCAGTTACCCGACCGTCTCGGCCCGCTGTACAGCGTCATGACGATCGGCTACACCGAGACGGAAGATCGGATCGTCGAACGAATGGTCTGGTGGATCGCGCTCGCGATCATCATCATGGCACCGCTGTTGCTCCACGGCGGCGTCATTCCGTGGCTGTTCTCCGTGTTGCCGAACTATCCGACCTGGTTCGGCGGCGTCCAGGGGCCGCAGTTTCTCACCATCGCGCTCACCTCCGCGATCAGCGGCGTGATCATCCTCGCCTATTCGTTCCGCTACGCCTACAACTGGGATCACATCTTCACCGACGACATCTTCCGCGGGTTGCTCCTGTGGCTCGGCTTCTTCTGTCTGCTCTTCCTGTGGCTGCAGCTCCAGCAGAACATCACCGGGCTGTTTCAGGCGCCCGTCGACCTGACCATTGCGGCCCGGGCCAGAGCCACCAACCCGATCTACCTCACCTCGATGTCGCTGGTCTTCCTGACGCTGTCGTACATCTTCGCCCAGTCGATCCGACCGACGCTGTTCACCAAGAAGCGGGCCGTCGTCTCCGGCCTCGCCGTCCTCACCGCGACGATCATGGAGAAGGTGCTGTTCGTCGTCGAGGGGTTCCTTCACCCCACGTTCGACATCTACCAGGCGACGCCCGGCCGCTACGTTCCGAGTCTGATCGAAATCCTGTCGATCATCGGAACGATCGGCATGGTGACGCTCCTCTTCCTCACCGTGGCAAAGGTCGTTCCGGTGGTCGAACTCCACGCGATCGAACACCTGCGAGACGATCACGAGTAG
- a CDS encoding putative manganese transporter, protein MNELLTVLLESLRDGYVQVSAFVAVTVLAFGLLQYWTDGAVIGAIEGNERLQVLFGGLLGLTPGCGGAIVVMPLYVRGTVSFGTVVATLGATAGDSAFVILALAPEAALYAYAIAFAASVATGYLVDSVGLGVTRIDNAVAQLSPAATPDGGTVVNSGVGPNPAHDYGGPAPTHAHETGPDRSSRVLTPLSHLAHGLWWVTAVAGLILGSLYLLRGGPEVALVADLGFDGLFTVTGIVGAVLSLYLYAVGRHYVGEGEIARARDSFGSIYDTLTHAAMETSFVTVWVLVAFLAYEYFVLFSGANIATLAAAAGVLAPIGGAVVGLIPGCGPQILLASVYAEGGLPFSALSANAIAQDGDALFPLLAVDAKAAIVATIYNFLPAVVVGVALHFLWGPVFGMAEFGFGVL, encoded by the coding sequence GTGAACGAACTCCTCACGGTCCTCCTCGAGTCGCTGCGAGACGGCTACGTGCAGGTGAGCGCGTTCGTCGCAGTCACGGTGCTGGCGTTCGGACTCCTCCAGTACTGGACCGACGGCGCGGTTATCGGGGCAATCGAGGGCAACGAACGGCTGCAGGTGTTGTTCGGCGGTCTGCTCGGTCTGACGCCCGGCTGCGGCGGTGCGATCGTCGTGATGCCGCTGTACGTCCGCGGCACGGTCAGCTTCGGGACCGTGGTCGCGACGCTGGGGGCGACCGCGGGCGATTCGGCCTTCGTCATCCTCGCGCTCGCGCCCGAGGCCGCGCTGTACGCCTACGCCATCGCTTTCGCGGCCTCGGTCGCGACCGGCTACCTCGTCGACTCCGTCGGGCTGGGCGTCACTCGGATCGACAACGCCGTCGCACAGCTCTCGCCCGCCGCGACGCCCGACGGCGGCACCGTCGTCAACAGCGGCGTCGGGCCGAATCCGGCCCACGACTACGGCGGACCGGCCCCGACGCACGCACACGAGACCGGGCCGGATCGATCGTCTCGAGTGCTCACCCCGCTCTCGCACCTCGCGCACGGCCTGTGGTGGGTCACCGCCGTCGCGGGACTGATTCTCGGCAGCCTCTACCTGCTCCGGGGCGGGCCCGAAGTCGCACTGGTCGCCGACCTCGGATTCGACGGGCTGTTCACCGTCACCGGCATCGTCGGTGCGGTGCTGTCGCTGTACCTCTATGCGGTCGGCCGCCACTACGTTGGCGAGGGAGAGATCGCCCGCGCTCGAGACTCCTTCGGATCGATCTACGATACGCTCACCCACGCGGCGATGGAGACCAGTTTCGTCACCGTCTGGGTGCTCGTCGCTTTCCTCGCCTACGAGTACTTCGTCCTCTTCAGCGGGGCGAACATCGCGACCCTCGCCGCGGCGGCGGGCGTCCTTGCACCGATCGGCGGCGCGGTCGTCGGGCTGATCCCCGGCTGTGGCCCCCAGATCCTGCTGGCGAGCGTCTACGCCGAGGGCGGACTCCCGTTCTCCGCGCTCTCTGCCAACGCGATCGCCCAGGACGGCGACGCCCTGTTCCCGCTGCTGGCCGTCGACGCCAAGGCCGCAATCGTCGCGACGATTTACAACTTCCTGCCCGCCGTGGTCGTCGGCGTCGCGCTCCACTTCCTGTGGGGTCCCGTCTTCGGGATGGCGGAGTTCGGGTTTGGCGTTCTGTGA